A section of the bacterium genome encodes:
- a CDS encoding PhzF family phenazine biosynthesis protein, which yields MGQKITQVDAFTGEPFKGNPAAVCVLLEPKEDQWMKLVAREMNLAETAYLLREGEGYRLRWFTPATKEVRLCGHATLASAHVLWEEGFLKREETARFLSLSGPLSAKWIEGWIELDFPRLNVEPMPAPDGLLKGLEVPVKFSGKSMQTWLVEVESEEIVRKLSPDFRLLKTLDRDVLVTGASKSKDFDFVSRYFAPRHAIDEDPVTGSAHCVLGPYWAEKLGKNELHAYQASERGGFLRVRVTGDRVYLLGQAVTVMRGELI from the coding sequence ATGGGACAAAAGATCACGCAGGTTGATGCATTTACGGGTGAGCCTTTCAAGGGAAATCCTGCAGCAGTTTGTGTTTTGCTGGAGCCAAAGGAAGACCAGTGGATGAAACTGGTTGCGCGCGAAATGAATTTGGCGGAAACCGCTTACCTTCTTCGTGAAGGAGAGGGTTACCGGTTGCGCTGGTTCACTCCGGCAACAAAGGAAGTGAGGTTGTGCGGACACGCGACTCTGGCAAGCGCGCACGTTTTGTGGGAAGAAGGATTCTTGAAACGCGAAGAAACGGCAAGATTTCTCAGCTTGAGTGGTCCACTCTCCGCAAAATGGATTGAGGGTTGGATTGAATTGGATTTTCCCCGGCTGAACGTGGAACCGATGCCTGCTCCGGATGGCTTGTTGAAAGGGCTGGAAGTTCCCGTGAAGTTCAGTGGGAAAAGCATGCAGACATGGCTTGTTGAAGTTGAATCCGAGGAAATTGTTCGAAAGCTTTCCCCTGATTTTCGACTCTTGAAAACTTTGGATCGTGATGTTCTGGTTACCGGCGCTTCGAAGTCAAAAGATTTTGATTTTGTTTCCAGATATTTTGCGCCACGACACGCGATTGATGAGGATCCTGTGACAGGTTCAGCTCATTGTGTGCTCGGTCCCTACTGGGCGGAGAAATTGGGGAAGAACGAACTGCACGCGTATCAAGCGTCTGAGCGTGGAGGATTCCTGCGAGTGCGAGTTACGGGTGACCGTGTGTATTTGCTGGGGCAAGCCGTAACCGTGATGCGCGGCGAGCTTATCTAG
- the rocF gene encoding arginase, whose product MKRKAKIIGVPMDLGAGRRGVDMGPSVIRIAGLNQALNRLGYEVVDAGNISVQPPESMSRGNTRAHYLPEITAVCERLAQDVEQTLREGAIPVVLGGDHSIAIGSASGVASYYKKKNEKIGIIWLDAHTDINTPQTSPSGNIHGMPLAALLGEGARELTHVAGFAPKLDPEHTAIIGARSVDPGERDIIRRLGIQVFTMTQLDELGMGAVIEEAIKIASNGTAGFHATLDMDFLDPFYAPGVGTRETGGATYRETHLAMEKIADSGKMLSVEISEVNPLYDTANQTAQMAVEFILSALGKKIM is encoded by the coding sequence ATGAAGCGGAAAGCGAAGATCATTGGCGTGCCGATGGATCTTGGCGCGGGTCGTCGGGGTGTGGATATGGGTCCTTCGGTCATTCGGATTGCCGGTTTGAACCAGGCGCTGAACCGGCTCGGATATGAGGTCGTGGATGCGGGCAACATCTCCGTGCAACCGCCGGAATCGATGTCGCGAGGAAATACACGCGCCCATTACTTGCCTGAGATTACCGCTGTCTGTGAACGGCTCGCTCAAGATGTAGAACAAACGCTCCGGGAAGGGGCAATCCCTGTGGTGCTTGGCGGGGACCACTCGATTGCCATCGGATCAGCCTCCGGTGTCGCTTCCTATTACAAAAAGAAGAATGAAAAAATCGGAATCATCTGGCTCGATGCGCACACGGACATCAACACGCCGCAAACAAGTCCCTCAGGAAATATTCATGGAATGCCATTGGCCGCCCTTCTGGGAGAAGGCGCGCGTGAGCTCACGCACGTAGCTGGTTTTGCGCCGAAGCTGGATCCAGAACACACTGCGATCATCGGCGCTCGTAGTGTAGACCCCGGTGAGCGTGACATCATCAGGCGCCTGGGAATTCAAGTGTTCACAATGACCCAACTGGATGAGCTTGGAATGGGAGCGGTCATTGAAGAAGCAATCAAAATTGCCAGCAATGGAACTGCGGGATTTCACGCAACTCTGGACATGGATTTTCTGGATCCATTTTATGCTCCGGGTGTTGGCACGCGAGAAACAGGCGGAGCCACATATCGCGAAACACATCTGGCAATGGAAAAGATCGCGGATTCAGGCAAGATGCTTTCGGTGGAAATTTCGGAAGTGAATCCGCTCTATGACACCGCGAATCAAACGGCTCAAATGGCCGTCGAATTCATTCTTTCAGCGCTCGGCAAAAAAATTATGTAG
- a CDS encoding NAD(P)-binding domain-containing protein, whose amino-acid sequence MSVKNFLKAVFSPILGYMDWLHTRWPAGVVEKLPEVNEDGTTNVPGIRITGDLTGIPLLKFSSDTGAKAIRSFLEEPDFKANRSNDPDLVDVAIIGAGVSGVSAAIEAKKAGLRYQIFEATQIYSTVANFPKAKPIYTYPTEMVPAGLQFTATVKEPLLEEMEQQRMEAGIEVTSVRIERVERKSNELLLHHGDGKTATRARRVVIAIGRSGNHRKLNVPGEDLDKVYNRLYDPKEFSGKNVLVVGGGDSALETAIALALCGAEVTISYRKKEFARPKPENVEKIEKLRRNPNADVEVERPTSERVTTSVTKGMLKDMHAGSIHLAMATAVKKIEKDRVILADEQKQETVLKNDVVFSMIGREAPLDFFRRSGIRIRGEWNPTTYIGFFLFFAFCFFVYLWKGGTALKKWFIANNFFPFNIPGALNTISSQTQDPTTLLGTLAISLGDPGFYYSLAYTLCVSLFGLRRIKRRKTPYVKLQTYTLMAVQILPLFLLPFIILPLAGHNGWFDSGIAKEAADQLFPAVGYGHKREYWRAFGLVLAWPLFIWNLFTNQPLWWWLIISFVQTFVIIPLIIWRWGKGAYCSWLCSCGALAETMGDAHRTKMPHGPIWNRMNMVGQVALGAALLLLLARILSWSWPKSEIGTMAQKFYSAFLSNWSVLGVQLDYYHVVDIFMAGIIGVGMYFWFSGRVWCRFACPLAALMHIYARFSKFRIFSDKPKCISCNVCTSVCHQGIDIMNFANKGLPMEDPECVRCSACVQMCPTGTLSFGRLDKNGQPVYDRIASSLVQIREKK is encoded by the coding sequence ATGAGTGTGAAAAATTTTCTTAAGGCCGTATTCTCTCCAATTCTTGGTTACATGGACTGGTTGCACACCCGCTGGCCTGCGGGTGTTGTCGAAAAACTGCCTGAGGTGAATGAGGATGGAACCACGAATGTTCCGGGAATTCGGATCACCGGCGATCTGACAGGGATTCCCCTGCTCAAGTTTTCCTCGGATACAGGGGCCAAAGCTATCCGCTCTTTTCTGGAAGAGCCTGATTTCAAAGCGAACCGTTCCAATGACCCTGATCTGGTTGATGTTGCAATTATTGGCGCCGGAGTTTCTGGAGTTTCAGCGGCCATCGAAGCGAAGAAAGCGGGACTCCGCTACCAGATTTTTGAAGCAACGCAAATCTACTCCACGGTTGCTAATTTTCCAAAAGCGAAACCCATTTACACATATCCGACCGAAATGGTTCCCGCGGGTCTGCAATTTACTGCCACAGTGAAAGAGCCATTGCTGGAGGAAATGGAACAGCAACGAATGGAAGCGGGCATTGAAGTGACCTCTGTCCGCATCGAACGGGTGGAACGGAAATCGAATGAACTTTTGCTTCATCACGGCGATGGAAAAACTGCCACGCGTGCGCGGCGGGTTGTGATCGCAATCGGTAGAAGCGGCAATCATAGAAAGTTAAACGTGCCGGGTGAGGATCTGGATAAAGTGTATAACCGGCTTTACGATCCGAAGGAATTTTCCGGCAAAAACGTGCTTGTGGTGGGCGGAGGCGATTCTGCGCTGGAGACGGCCATTGCGCTTGCGCTTTGCGGAGCGGAAGTGACCATCAGCTACCGCAAAAAGGAATTCGCGAGGCCGAAACCGGAGAACGTTGAAAAAATAGAAAAACTTCGCCGGAATCCGAACGCCGATGTTGAAGTCGAGCGCCCAACATCCGAACGGGTCACCACAAGCGTCACCAAAGGAATGCTCAAAGACATGCATGCAGGCAGCATTCATCTTGCCATGGCGACTGCCGTTAAGAAAATTGAAAAGGACCGGGTGATCCTTGCAGATGAACAAAAACAGGAAACTGTGCTGAAGAACGATGTTGTCTTTTCAATGATCGGTCGTGAAGCGCCACTGGATTTTTTCAGGCGTTCAGGAATTCGAATTCGCGGCGAGTGGAATCCTACAACCTACATCGGATTTTTTCTATTCTTCGCATTCTGTTTCTTTGTCTATCTCTGGAAAGGCGGTACCGCCCTGAAAAAATGGTTCATAGCGAACAATTTCTTCCCCTTCAACATTCCCGGCGCTCTGAATACCATTTCTTCACAAACACAGGATCCTACTACATTATTAGGAACACTCGCCATTAGCCTGGGTGATCCGGGATTCTATTATTCGCTGGCCTATACCCTGTGCGTCTCGCTGTTCGGCTTGAGGCGGATCAAACGCAGAAAAACTCCGTACGTGAAACTTCAAACGTACACACTGATGGCCGTTCAGATCCTGCCCTTGTTTTTACTGCCCTTCATCATTCTTCCACTGGCCGGTCATAACGGCTGGTTCGATTCCGGGATTGCAAAAGAGGCGGCGGATCAGCTATTTCCCGCTGTTGGATACGGGCACAAACGGGAATACTGGCGCGCTTTCGGTCTGGTGCTTGCATGGCCGCTCTTCATCTGGAATCTTTTCACCAACCAGCCACTCTGGTGGTGGCTCATCATTTCTTTTGTGCAAACGTTCGTCATCATTCCGTTGATCATCTGGCGCTGGGGAAAAGGCGCCTACTGCAGCTGGCTCTGTTCCTGCGGAGCCCTGGCAGAAACCATGGGAGATGCGCACCGGACCAAAATGCCTCACGGACCAATCTGGAACCGCATGAATATGGTGGGGCAGGTGGCCCTGGGCGCCGCTCTCCTGCTGTTATTGGCGCGCATCCTTTCTTGGAGCTGGCCGAAATCCGAAATCGGTACGATGGCCCAAAAATTCTATTCCGCTTTCTTGAGCAACTGGTCAGTTCTGGGAGTGCAGCTGGATTATTATCACGTCGTTGATATTTTTATGGCCGGGATCATCGGTGTAGGTATGTATTTCTGGTTCAGCGGACGAGTATGGTGCAGGTTTGCATGTCCATTGGCTGCGTTAATGCATATCTACGCGCGTTTTTCGAAATTCCGAATCTTTTCAGATAAACCGAAATGCATCTCTTGCAACGTTTGTACTTCGGTATGCCACCAGGGCATCGATATTATGAACTTCGCCAACAAGGGGCTTCCCATGGAGGATCCCGAATGTGTGCGATGCTCGGCCTGCGTGCAGATGTGCCCTACAGGAACGCTTTCCTTTGGCCGGTTAGACAAAAACGGTCAGCCTGTCTACGATCGCATCGCATCTTCGCTTGTCCAAATCCGCGAGAAAAAATAA
- the gndA gene encoding NADP-dependent phosphogluconate dehydrogenase, whose translation MQTAKIGLIGLAVMGENLALNFERNGFPIAVWNREQAKVEAFVKKNAGKKVIGCSTMRQLTDSLERPRKILMMVKAGDPVDWTIGLVKPVLEPGDILIDGGNSHFNDTRRREKELVADGIRYFGTGISGGESGALWGPSIMPGGERNAYEEMRPMFEAIAAKVEDGPCVTYIGPDGAGHFVKMVHNGIEYGDMQLIAEAYDLMRRVLKMEAAEMAEVFAEWNRGVLNSFLIEITADILRVKDEETGLPLVDLILDKAGQKGTGLWTSHLALDLLVAIPTIHAAIEMRLLSAMKGQRVQAGKQLTGPATSIDVNRAEFIRSIHDALYASKICSYAQGMALIQAGSNAYNWNIDLAEVSRIWKGGCIIRAQFLDKIKQAYLRRKDLPNLLMDPNFQEWVLEAQMRWRGTVSVAQNLGIPIAALSASLAYFDAYRTADLPLNLTQAQRDYFGSHLYERTDKPQLGLIHTDWIK comes from the coding sequence ATGCAAACAGCGAAAATCGGATTGATCGGCCTTGCAGTGATGGGTGAGAACCTGGCGTTAAACTTCGAGCGGAATGGTTTTCCCATAGCTGTTTGGAATCGTGAACAGGCGAAAGTCGAAGCTTTTGTGAAGAAAAATGCCGGTAAGAAAGTGATCGGTTGTTCTACGATGCGTCAGCTTACGGATTCGCTGGAAAGACCGCGAAAAATTCTGATGATGGTAAAGGCAGGCGATCCGGTCGATTGGACAATCGGATTGGTGAAACCGGTTCTGGAGCCGGGGGACATTCTCATTGATGGCGGCAACTCGCATTTCAACGATACGCGGAGGCGCGAAAAGGAGCTGGTAGCGGACGGAATTCGATATTTCGGCACAGGCATATCCGGAGGAGAAAGCGGAGCTTTGTGGGGACCTTCGATTATGCCCGGTGGTGAACGAAATGCTTACGAAGAAATGCGGCCCATGTTTGAAGCGATCGCTGCAAAAGTAGAAGATGGTCCGTGTGTAACTTATATTGGTCCGGATGGGGCCGGCCATTTTGTAAAGATGGTGCATAACGGAATTGAATACGGCGACATGCAGTTAATCGCAGAAGCTTATGATCTGATGCGTCGTGTTCTGAAGATGGAAGCGGCTGAAATGGCGGAAGTTTTTGCTGAATGGAATCGTGGAGTGTTGAATTCTTTCCTGATTGAAATCACAGCTGACATCCTGCGTGTTAAAGATGAGGAGACAGGACTTCCACTGGTCGACTTGATTCTGGACAAAGCGGGACAGAAGGGAACCGGTCTCTGGACTTCCCACCTGGCGCTCGATCTGCTCGTTGCGATTCCGACGATTCATGCAGCAATCGAAATGCGTCTTCTCTCCGCGATGAAAGGTCAGCGGGTCCAGGCCGGCAAGCAGCTGACCGGTCCAGCTACTTCCATAGATGTGAATAGGGCAGAATTCATACGCTCTATCCATGATGCTCTGTATGCAAGCAAAATTTGTTCGTATGCGCAGGGGATGGCCCTCATTCAAGCAGGATCGAATGCTTATAACTGGAACATCGATCTTGCTGAAGTCAGCCGGATCTGGAAAGGCGGTTGCATCATACGCGCGCAATTCCTGGACAAGATCAAACAGGCTTACCTGCGAAGAAAGGATCTACCCAATTTGTTGATGGACCCGAATTTTCAGGAGTGGGTCCTGGAAGCGCAAATGCGCTGGCGTGGAACTGTTTCCGTTGCGCAAAACCTCGGAATTCCAATCGCGGCGCTATCCGCAAGTCTTGCGTATTTTGATGCATACCGTACTGCTGATTTGCCTCTGAACTTGACCCAGGCGCAGCGAGATTATTTCGGGTCTCATCTTTATGAGAGAACCGACAAGCCCCAACTTGGACTGATTCATACAGACTGGATCAAGTGA
- the zwf gene encoding glucose-6-phosphate dehydrogenase, with the protein MENPLRAGIRLERTAGPCSVVIFGASGDLTKRKLMPALYSLLRQNLLPGSFYILGAARTEMNDEAYRKTMREAITEFADEGIGDETLWQNFASRLFYLPIDPDQPDSTEKLKKTLEKLDGQWGTEKNKLLYLSIPPNSFSSFIRMLESAGLNRSDSGWIRIIIEKPFGRDLESARALNREILRVFREEQIYRIDHYLGKETVQNIMVLRFANGIFEPLWNRRYIDHIQITAAESIGVENRGTYYEQAGAFRDMIQNHMLQLLTLVAMEPPVAMEAEAVRDEKTKVLRAMRPMRKEDVPKFALRAQYAEGATEGEAVHGYRSESNVKPSSQTETFAAIKLFIDNWRWAEVPFYLRSGKRLPRRVTEIAIQYKRVPHLLFQEEGEQIQPNFLIMRIQPDEGISLKFGAKFPGQQIRIRQVSMDFQYGTSFGRRSPEAYERLLLDAMLGDSTLYARGDFVELSWQHVMPILEAWKDPAIPLATYPAGSWGPPEADEFMERDGRRWRRP; encoded by the coding sequence ATGGAGAATCCGTTACGCGCCGGCATCCGACTGGAACGAACAGCAGGGCCCTGCTCAGTTGTCATTTTCGGGGCATCGGGCGATCTGACCAAAAGAAAACTCATGCCTGCTCTCTATAGTTTGTTGCGCCAGAATCTGTTGCCCGGCAGCTTTTATATTCTGGGAGCGGCGCGCACTGAAATGAATGACGAAGCGTATCGCAAAACGATGCGGGAAGCCATCACAGAATTTGCTGATGAAGGAATTGGAGATGAAACACTCTGGCAAAATTTTGCTTCTCGCCTGTTTTATCTTCCCATTGATCCCGATCAACCGGATTCCACAGAGAAGTTGAAGAAAACTTTGGAGAAGCTAGATGGCCAGTGGGGAACGGAGAAGAACAAACTACTTTATCTTTCGATTCCGCCGAATTCATTTTCTTCATTCATTCGTATGCTGGAGTCTGCTGGACTCAACCGCTCTGACTCAGGCTGGATTAGAATCATTATAGAAAAACCATTCGGACGCGATTTGGAATCAGCACGCGCTCTAAATCGCGAAATCCTGCGAGTGTTTCGTGAAGAGCAAATTTACCGCATCGATCATTATCTGGGCAAAGAAACGGTTCAAAACATCATGGTCCTGCGTTTCGCCAATGGAATTTTTGAGCCGCTCTGGAACCGTCGCTACATCGATCATATTCAGATCACGGCAGCGGAAAGTATTGGAGTAGAAAACAGAGGAACCTATTACGAACAAGCTGGTGCTTTTCGTGACATGATCCAGAATCATATGTTGCAATTGCTTACGCTTGTTGCCATGGAGCCACCGGTTGCCATGGAAGCGGAAGCGGTGCGCGATGAGAAAACAAAAGTGCTCCGCGCGATGCGGCCGATGCGCAAGGAGGATGTTCCGAAGTTTGCATTGAGAGCTCAGTACGCGGAGGGAGCCACTGAAGGAGAAGCGGTCCACGGGTACAGGTCGGAATCCAATGTGAAACCTTCTTCACAAACAGAAACTTTTGCTGCCATTAAACTTTTCATCGACAACTGGCGATGGGCGGAAGTTCCCTTTTATTTGCGTTCGGGCAAACGATTGCCAAGGCGAGTTACCGAAATCGCAATTCAGTACAAACGTGTTCCGCATCTTCTTTTCCAGGAGGAGGGAGAACAGATACAACCGAATTTCTTGATCATGAGAATTCAACCGGATGAAGGGATCTCTTTGAAATTCGGCGCAAAATTTCCCGGGCAACAGATTCGAATTCGCCAGGTGAGTATGGACTTTCAATACGGCACTTCTTTCGGACGAAGATCGCCCGAAGCATATGAACGACTTTTGCTGGATGCAATGCTCGGTGATTCTACACTTTATGCGCGTGGCGATTTTGTGGAGCTCAGCTGGCAGCATGTCATGCCGATTCTGGAAGCATGGAAGGATCCGGCTATTCCACTTGCAACCTATCCGGCCGGCTCCTGGGGACCTCCGGAAGCGGATGAGTTTATGGAACGAGACGGGCGAAGGTGGCGGCGGCCATGA
- a CDS encoding glucose-6-phosphate dehydrogenase assembly protein OpcA, with protein sequence MSLKIAELEQQLREIWKGFSKNEQLEQAITRARVMNLIVYTASKDADAEISQVLADVSYESPGRMIVLFRDAGLPASVMNGWVNALCHKASGGRKQVCCEQIMIHAGERDASQWSSVVLPLLVPDLPVFLWWHDRPDSDLDLLNAVLEACDRLIIDSALLQNLSTITDLMKNHGDWLAISDLNWSRLTPWRSAIAGFYEHSLCRPCFEELTQIEVECGSPFQESRKALLLVGWLASSLNLKWAEKPHLLNSRQERIAVNLHCGRSDSDQLQSVRLISRNSEFLVSAMPDVSYLQSQITIQKQNQGTQLIKLPEQDLSAFLNKEVTILGHDRIYERAIQFLV encoded by the coding sequence ATGAGCTTGAAAATAGCCGAGCTCGAACAACAACTACGCGAGATTTGGAAAGGATTCTCGAAAAACGAACAGCTTGAGCAAGCGATTACGCGCGCGCGTGTAATGAACTTGATCGTATATACGGCCAGCAAAGATGCTGATGCAGAGATCAGTCAGGTGCTTGCAGATGTTTCCTACGAAAGTCCCGGACGGATGATTGTTCTATTTCGCGACGCAGGATTACCGGCTTCGGTGATGAATGGTTGGGTGAATGCTCTTTGCCATAAAGCGTCAGGGGGCCGAAAACAGGTTTGCTGTGAACAGATCATGATTCATGCAGGGGAGCGGGATGCATCCCAGTGGTCCTCTGTTGTATTACCTTTACTGGTGCCCGACTTGCCGGTTTTTCTGTGGTGGCATGACCGGCCTGATTCGGATCTCGATTTGTTGAATGCAGTTTTGGAAGCATGCGATCGGCTGATCATCGACTCAGCATTATTGCAAAATCTCTCCACCATCACAGACTTGATGAAGAACCATGGAGATTGGTTGGCGATTAGTGACTTGAACTGGTCAAGATTGACCCCCTGGCGTTCGGCCATTGCAGGATTCTATGAACATTCGCTTTGCCGGCCCTGTTTCGAAGAATTGACACAGATTGAAGTGGAATGTGGGTCTCCCTTCCAGGAATCGCGCAAAGCCCTACTCCTGGTTGGATGGCTCGCATCGAGTCTAAACTTAAAGTGGGCGGAGAAACCTCACCTACTAAATTCGAGGCAAGAGCGCATCGCTGTGAATCTTCATTGCGGTCGGAGTGATTCAGATCAGTTGCAAAGCGTCCGCCTCATCTCACGGAATTCGGAATTCCTGGTTTCGGCGATGCCGGATGTTTCTTATCTTCAATCGCAAATCACGATACAGAAACAGAACCAGGGAACTCAACTGATAAAACTGCCTGAGCAAGATTTGTCCGCATTTCTGAATAAAGAAGTTACGATTCTTGGCCACGACCGCATTTATGAACGAGCCATTCAGTTTCTCGTTTAA
- the pgl gene encoding 6-phosphogluconolactonase: protein MNEPFSFSFKIQLFKDLTALSNGAADYISGLLGLDPFHLVLSGGSTPKALYKILTEREQDWGNVHFFWGDERCVPPDGPDSNFRMARETLLDKIFVEPDHIHRMKGEMDPAIAAREYESELRRIFRGNAIPSFDLVLMGMGEDGHTASLFPGTTALKVQDRLVVDNYVEKLQATRLTMTFPLFNQAKRIVFLISGANKAFALQQVLEGEFDPLKYPSQRIKPVGGELLFFVDEAAASMLKVPKQ from the coding sequence ATGAACGAGCCATTCAGTTTCTCGTTTAAGATTCAGTTATTTAAAGATCTCACCGCGCTAAGCAACGGCGCTGCGGACTACATCAGCGGTTTGTTAGGTTTGGATCCTTTCCACCTTGTGTTATCCGGTGGATCCACTCCAAAGGCGTTATACAAGATCTTGACTGAAAGGGAGCAGGACTGGGGAAATGTGCACTTTTTTTGGGGTGATGAACGATGCGTTCCTCCGGACGGTCCGGATAGTAATTTTCGAATGGCGCGCGAAACATTGCTCGATAAGATTTTTGTGGAACCGGATCATATTCATCGAATGAAAGGGGAAATGGATCCGGCCATTGCAGCCCGTGAGTACGAAAGCGAGTTGCGAAGGATTTTTCGCGGGAATGCGATTCCGTCGTTTGATCTTGTTTTAATGGGAATGGGCGAGGATGGACACACAGCTTCTCTCTTTCCAGGGACTACAGCGCTGAAGGTGCAGGATCGCCTGGTGGTGGACAATTACGTCGAGAAGTTGCAGGCAACGAGATTGACAATGACATTTCCACTGTTCAATCAAGCAAAACGAATTGTTTTTTTGATTTCAGGCGCTAACAAAGCCTTTGCGTTGCAGCAAGTGTTGGAAGGTGAATTTGACCCGCTAAAGTACCCGTCTCAGAGGATCAAGCCAGTTGGCGGTGAGTTGCTTTTTTTCGTGGATGAAGCAGCAGCATCCATGCTAAAAGTGCCAAAGCAATGA
- a CDS encoding LytTR family DNA-binding domain-containing protein — MPGKIKVLIVDDEPLARDKIRGMLKGKEDIEIVGEAGNGKEAVAAIQKQDPDLLFLDVQMPEMDGFGVLQTIGPNRLPMVVFVTAYDRYALQAFEVYALDYLLKPFDRDRFEKALARARSHLDQEKRKDLTQGLQALMEELSRIRQGASSAAPGPKYLERLAIKASGRIFFLKTQEIDHIESEGNYVRVHAGKESHLIREAMSVLETQLNPKKFLRIHRCTIVNVDRIQELQPWFHGEYRVILRNGVQLTLSRSYREKLREFLGKNL, encoded by the coding sequence ATGCCTGGGAAAATTAAGGTCCTTATTGTCGATGATGAGCCCCTTGCGCGCGATAAAATTCGCGGGATGTTGAAGGGTAAAGAAGACATCGAAATCGTTGGAGAAGCGGGAAACGGAAAAGAGGCGGTCGCTGCGATTCAGAAACAGGACCCGGATCTGTTGTTTCTGGATGTGCAAATGCCGGAGATGGACGGCTTCGGAGTTCTGCAAACCATCGGACCGAACCGCCTTCCCATGGTTGTTTTTGTGACTGCGTACGACCGCTATGCGTTGCAGGCATTTGAAGTCTATGCCCTGGATTATCTGCTCAAGCCGTTTGATCGCGATCGATTCGAGAAGGCGCTTGCGCGCGCGCGAAGTCATCTCGATCAGGAAAAACGAAAGGATTTAACCCAGGGTTTGCAAGCATTAATGGAGGAACTGTCCCGCATTCGTCAGGGAGCTTCTTCCGCGGCTCCTGGACCAAAATATTTGGAGCGTCTTGCAATCAAAGCAAGTGGCCGCATTTTCTTCTTGAAAACACAGGAGATCGATCACATCGAATCAGAAGGGAATTACGTTCGCGTTCACGCGGGCAAAGAATCGCACTTGATTCGCGAAGCGATGAGCGTTTTGGAAACACAATTGAATCCGAAGAAATTTCTTCGCATTCATCGTTGCACCATCGTCAACGTAGACCGCATTCAGGAGCTGCAACCCTGGTTTCATGGCGAATACCGTGTGATCTTGAGAAACGGGGTACAGCTTACACTCAGCCGCAGCTATCGCGAAAAACTCCGGGAATTCCTGGGGAAAAATCTTTAA
- a CDS encoding amino acid racemase: MKHIGIVACSAEGAALCYRTICVEGEAILGTHRHPEVSMHTYSLGDYMEPIYKDDWQGVADLMISSGKKLASIGADFLICPDNTLHQAFELVQKETPLPWLHIAEEVGREANRGGLRKLGITGTKYLMEGTVYPSRLKNFGIESIIPTTEDRIKINNVIFEELVKSKFLESSRNYFSGVIQQLKKDGCDGVVLGCTEIPLLITQEDSELPVLDSTRLLARAALKKAVL; this comes from the coding sequence ATGAAGCATATCGGAATCGTGGCGTGTTCGGCAGAAGGGGCCGCGCTTTGTTATAGAACCATTTGCGTGGAAGGGGAAGCTATTCTGGGAACTCATCGTCATCCTGAAGTATCGATGCATACCTATTCGCTGGGCGACTATATGGAACCTATTTACAAAGACGATTGGCAAGGTGTCGCCGATTTGATGATTTCTTCCGGCAAAAAACTGGCGAGCATCGGCGCAGATTTTCTGATCTGCCCGGATAACACGCTCCACCAGGCGTTTGAGCTTGTTCAAAAGGAAACACCGCTCCCCTGGTTGCACATTGCTGAAGAAGTTGGTCGAGAAGCAAATCGTGGCGGATTGAGGAAACTCGGCATCACGGGCACGAAATATTTGATGGAGGGTACGGTTTATCCTTCCCGTTTGAAGAATTTCGGGATCGAATCGATCATCCCCACGACGGAGGATCGCATCAAAATCAACAACGTCATCTTCGAAGAGCTTGTAAAAAGCAAATTCCTGGAAAGCTCGCGCAATTATTTTTCTGGAGTCATCCAACAATTGAAAAAGGACGGCTGCGATGGGGTCGTTCTTGGCTGCACAGAAATTCCTTTGCTGATCACGCAAGAGGATTCAGAGCTGCCTGTTCTGGATTCAACACGTCTTCTCGCGCGAGCAGCGTTAAAAAAAGCGGTGTTATAA